One genomic region from Aliarcobacter cryaerophilus ATCC 43158 encodes:
- a CDS encoding helix-turn-helix transcriptional regulator, with protein sequence MEDKFIQSGEIEKYISIGKTKITEIIKNGKFVKPILIDGFSYPLYSVEEIKNWMEEQKQKRHI encoded by the coding sequence ATGGAAGACAAATTTATTCAAAGTGGTGAGATAGAGAAATATATAAGTATAGGTAAAACAAAAATAACTGAAATAATAAAAAATGGTAAATTTGTGAAGCCTATTCTTATTGATGGTTTTAGTTATCCACTATATAGTGTTGAAGAAATTAAAAACTGGATGGAGGAACAAAAACAAAAAAGACATATATAA
- a CDS encoding division plane positioning ATPase MipZ, protein MKNQKIVTANTKGGSSKSTSSMQSIATYFLARGQEVELLELDNQNQDAKIFSKSRIKTKQINVESNAKDLNQTVRDLFLSEDKNNKVMDIGGNATTSNFLSALKSTHMYNMVDLFVIPMSGGSQDLLNGVNTLKIILDMDKNAKVLFALSRVRNPKRIQFQYGDFLNDDELKKYPYIILPESDCIDLSRKLKKTVYELAQDEQEKENINKKLLESFNKNDKNSIYSYSLILEIFEDSQNYKKEIIDVAHQTLDEVLNGKK, encoded by the coding sequence ATGAAAAATCAAAAAATAGTAACGGCAAACACAAAAGGTGGTTCATCTAAATCAACAAGTTCAATGCAATCTATTGCTACATATTTTCTTGCCCGAGGACAAGAAGTAGAGTTGCTTGAGTTAGATAATCAAAACCAAGATGCAAAAATATTTTCAAAATCAAGAATAAAAACAAAACAAATAAATGTTGAATCTAATGCAAAAGACCTAAATCAAACTGTAAGGGATTTGTTTTTGAGCGAAGATAAAAATAATAAAGTAATGGACATCGGGGGTAATGCCACTACCTCTAATTTTTTATCAGCACTAAAATCAACACATATGTATAATATGGTTGATTTGTTTGTAATCCCTATGTCTGGTGGTTCACAAGATTTGCTCAATGGTGTTAATACCCTTAAAATTATTTTAGATATGGATAAAAACGCAAAAGTATTATTTGCTTTATCTCGGGTGAGAAATCCAAAAAGAATTCAATTTCAATACGGTGATTTTTTGAATGACGATGAGTTAAAAAAATATCCATATATTATATTGCCAGAGAGCGATTGTATAGATTTGAGCCGTAAACTTAAAAAAACTGTGTACGAGCTTGCTCAAGATGAGCAAGAAAAAGAAAATATAAATAAAAAATTATTAGAATCCTTCAATAAAAATGATAAAAACTCAATATATTCATACAGTCTTATTTTGGAGATTTTTGAAGATTCTCAAAATTATAAAAAAGAAATTATTGATGTAGCTCATCAAACACTGGACGAGGTACTCAATGGAAAAAAATGA